In Ursus arctos isolate Adak ecotype North America unplaced genomic scaffold, UrsArc2.0 scaffold_3, whole genome shotgun sequence, one DNA window encodes the following:
- the LOC113263961 gene encoding collagen alpha-1(III) chain-like produces the protein MEQTATPGGPGLPCSHRQALALYQHLFGCPAGLGQLQAALRQVREVGQCYGRARSRPDSISSPQVQESRACRSGLELPAVLLEMERSRRAQEQLLWDLELLTGAGLRLFWPPWAQCCGLRDQAQCAWSQRGQPHGRTGRGPEQLTTWSSRLCPLARAGDSLSQNRQLPEGGQAVDPSSAPDLDEARSDRDPRWKSPATPAGPTCGCLQELNPTTGSSFGDLGGSEFKDLAQREERRQAAPTTQRPSTSLWGRKLAQGAPRPSGLPSQGLSEPHDPPEGLSWSLGQERAELQKLLRLGIPQRQREEAPQEQKERPGVQRGEVRRGESKEVPKRPTEKIQQGQRGEATQALREEVSVDPRGQAPEGERRESPQRQRGNSPEGQRKEVLREPRKETPQGREGKSPQTSPGCLSQAWEVPQGEAPPQPPAEGGSLGISGDFCRPLGEQMPQPGGRESPGSGERTTQLPQDETDGQSRASAPAAGEQRAARQGARPPLPRPRLPAGPPLPGPGAEPLAAPGTGRSGQREQPAALPGRPGLVREPHGLQDPEGSPGPAEQVPGGSARLPGTVGARRGGAEAPEAPKAAWPGLPGGEQASAGVSAAQQETALQRLLELHRAARRRRRQDREQQRLRVLERLRLARNRQCRVHPLGPPPSPAQLPPQASLPGEGGGAAAILPGRGRGASRVPSEREPRAAARTPKEGGGARLPGCCPLPAPSGPRGGRPGPQRCARPRRTRRGGGAPCGSSCSEGSGRGPGGCGPSGPGTPRTSSCYCGPPALRSLRLERRAHPSRPPPVLAESSKARLQRRGLRKSKLATRRPASAEQR, from the exons ATGGAGCAGACAGCCACACCTGGGGGCCCAGGGCTCCCCTGTAGCCACAGGCAGGCCCTGGCCCTCTACCAGCACCTCTTTGGATGCCCTGCAGGCCTGGGCCAGCTCCAGGCTGCGCTGCGGCAGGTGAGGGAGGTAGGGCAATGCTACGGAAGGGCAAGGTCAAGGCCTGACTCCATCTCATCCCCTCAGGTGCAAGAGAGTCGGGCCTGTCGCTCAGGACTGGAGCTGCCCGCTGTGTTGCTGGAGATGGAGCGGAGCCGGCGGGCCCAGGAGCAG CTCCTGTGGGACTTGGAGCTGCTGActggggcagggctgaggctctTCTGGCCCCCCTGGGCCCAGTGCTGCGGTCTGAGGGACCAGGCCCAGTGTGCATGGAGCCAGCGCGGCCAGCCCCATGGTAGGACGGGCAGGGGCCCTGAGCAGCTGACCACCTGG AGTTCCAGGCTGTGCCCATTGGCCCGGGCTGGGGACTCTCTCAGCCAGAACCGTCAGCTTCCAGAAGG GGGGCAGGCTGTAGACCCATCATCAGCCCCAGATCTGGATGAAGCCAGGAGTGACCGAGACCCAAGGTGGAAGAGCCCTGCTACGCCTGCAGGGCCCACATGCG GTTGCTTACAAGAGCTGAACCCCACCACCGGCAGTAGCTTTGGGGATCTAGGAGGCTCTGAGTTCAAG GACTTGgcccagagggaagagaggagacaaGCAGCACCTACAACCCAGAGGCCATCCACTAGCCTATGGGGGAGGAAGCTCGCTCAGGGAGCCCCGAGGCCCTCAGGCCTGCCCTCCCAGGGCCTGTCAGAACCCCACGATCCCCCCGAGGGgctgagctggagcctgggccagGAGAGAGCAGAACTTCAGAAACTGCTGAGGCTAGGGATtcctcagaggcagagagaggaggctcCTCAAGAGCAGAAAGAGCGCCCCGGGGTTCAGAGGGGGGAGGTCCGCAGGGGGGAGAGCAAGGAAGTTCCTAAGAGACCCACAGAGAAGATACAGCAGGGCCAGAGGGGGGAGGCTACTCAGGCTCTGAGGGAGGAAGTCTCTGTGGATCCCAGGGGGCAGGCTCCCGAGGGTGAGAGGAGAGAGTCTCCTCAACGTCAAAGAGGAAACAGCCCTGAGGGGCAGAGAAAAGAGGTCCTCCGGGAGCCGAGGAAGGAGACTCCTCAGGGCCGGGAAGGGAAGAGCCCTCAAACTTCCCCCGGCTGCCTCTCACAAGCCTGGGAGGTGCCTCAGGGAGAGGCGCCTCCACAGCCCCCGGCGGAAGGCGGCTCCCTGGGGATTTCTGGGGATTTCTGCAGGCCCCTGGGAGAACAGATGCCGcagcctgggggaagggagagcccTGGCTCCGGGGAAAGGACCACCCAGCTGCCGCAGGACGAAACTGACGGCCAGAGCCGGGCGTCCGCACCGGCCGCAGGAGAGCAGAGGGCCGCCCGGCAGGGGGCGCGGCCTCCCCTTCCACGCCCGAGGCTCCCGGCCGGGCCGCCGCTCCCAGGCCCAGGGGCCGAGCCGCTAGCAGCCCCAGGCACTGGGCGCTCGGGGCAGCGGGAGCAGCCCGCCGCTCTCCCGGGGCGCCCGGGGCTGGTGCGTGAGCCGCACGGGCTTCAGGACCCGGAAGGAAGCCCGGGCCCGGCGGAGCAGGTGCCCGGCGGCTCCGCTAGGCTCCCGGGCACCGTCGGGGCGCGGAGGGGCGGCGCCGAGGCCCCCGAGGCCCCAAAGGCCGCGTGGCCTGGGCTCCCGGGCGGGGAGCAGGCGTCGGCGGGCGTGAGCGCGGCGCAGCAGGAGACGGCTCTGCAGCGGCTGCTGGAGCTGCACCGCGCGGCCAGGCGCCGGCGGCGGCAGGACCGCGAGCAGCAGCGGCTCCGG GTCTTGGAACGCCTCCGCCTCGCCAGGAACCGCCAGTGCCGGGTGCACCCTCTGGGGCCCCCACCCAGCCCGGCCCAGCTCCCGCCACAGGCAAGCCTCCCGGGAGAaggcggcggggcggcggcgATCCTgcccgggcgggggcggggcgcctCCCGGGTCCCTTCCGAGCGCGAGCCCCGCGCAGCGGCGCGGACGCCGAAAGAGGGCGGGGGGGCGCGTCTGCCCGGGTGCTGCCCCCTGCCGGCTCCCTCCGGCCCGCGGGGTGGGCGGCCGGGGCCTCAGCGCTGCGCCCGCCCCAGGAGGACGCGGCGGGGCGGCGGCGCGCCCTGCGGGAGCAGCTGCAGCGAGGGCTCCGGGAGAGGACCGGGCGGCTGCGGGCCCTCGGGGCCAG GAACACCCAGAACTTCCAGCTGCTACTGTGGCCCCCCGGCGCTGAGGAGCCTTCGGCTGGAGAGGCGCGCTCACCCTTCCCGGCCCCCTCCAGTCCTTGCTGAATCCTCAAAGGCACGATTACAGAGACGAGGATTAAGGAAAAGCAAGCTGGCAACCCGCAGGCCAGCAAGCGCAGAACAGAGGTAG
- the KCP gene encoding kielin/chordin-like protein, giving the protein MAGLRAALLPLVLQLTSLALVSVTGGAPSQTKSPFREAPHPQAHLGFLSPSGGVILRDSPELVDIHHYQQQEPAHASAPARAPQEQGRPLEERLGRLEAQMMELREQNKELRVRVRQLESCECRPASAQCWGLGRAWPEGARWEPDTCTACVCRDGAVHCEPKAGLAHCHGCSHNGEAYGHGEIFSPDACTTCRCLEGAITCTQKPCPKGPCPEPGACCPHCEPGCPGGHRAGETWHPEPCVICTCQAGTVRCQGPSCSELNCLESYTPPGECCPVCRPGCEYEGQSYEEGANFLSSSNPCLQCSCLSSLVRCVPMKCPPSPCPEPVLRPGRCCPTCRGCTEGGSHWEHGQEWTAPGDPCRICQCLEGHIQCRQRECASLCPYPARPLPGTCCPLCDGCFLNGREYRSGESVGSGDPCSYCHCANGSVQCEPLPCPPVPCRHPGRIPGQCCPVCDGCEYQGHQYQSEETFSLRESGHCLRCSCQAGEVSCEEQQCPLAPCTLPDSGPPLCPACVLEGEEFAEGVQWEPDGQPCMACSCHDGVPTCGAVLCSPAPCQHPTQPPGTCCPICESCTYHGQVYANGQNFTDADSPCHACSCEDGTVRCSLVDCPPTTCARPQSEPGQCCPRCPDCILEEQVFVDGENFSHPRDPCQECQCQEGHARCQRRACPRALCAHPLPGPCCQNVCNGCAFGGKEYPNGADFPHPSDPCRQCSCLSGSVQCLARRCPPLPCPEPVLLPEECCPQCPAAASGCPRPGGGVPARHLEHFPLPDDPCRRCLCLDGSVSCQRLPCPPAPCAHPRQGPCCPSCDGCLYQGTEFASGARFPSPSVACHVCLCWEGSVSCEPQACAPAQCPFPARGDCCPACDGCEYLGEPYLSSQEFPDPREPCGLCTCLGGFVTCRHRPCEPLGCSHPLTPAGHCCPTCQGCLYHGVTAAPGETLPDPLDPGCSLCTCQEGSMHCQKKPCPPAPCPHPSPGPCFCPVCHSCLSQGQEHQDGEEFEGPPGSCEWCRCQAGQVSCVRRPCPPLSCPLQVTEPGSCCPRCRGCLADGEEHPEGSSWVRPQSRCSSCTCHEGVVTCARVQCVSSCARPHQGLSDCCPRCSDCEHEGHKYEPGESFQPGADPCEVCICELQPEGPPSIQCHRRQCPSLVGCPISQLLPPGPQHCCPTCAQALSNCTEGLLGSELAPPDPCYTCQCQDLTWLCIHRACPELSCPPSERHTPPGSCCPVCRECMVEAEGRRVADGESWQDPSNACITCTCQRGHVECDLEECAALSCPHGWAKVREAGHCCERCQAPAQSCAHQGRAVASGERWAVDVCTTCSCVAGTVRCQSQRCPPLSCGPDEAPALSPGSCCPRCLPRPASCMAFGDPHYRTFDGRLLHFQGSCSYVLAKDCRGGDFSVHVTNDNRGRRGVAWTGEVAVLLGDVAVRLLQDRAVTVDGRPVALPFLLEPLLYVELQRRAVILHAQPGLQVLWDGQSQVEVSVPGSYRGRMCGLCGNFNGFAQDDLQGPEGLLLPTEAAFGNSWQVPEGPGPSRPCSKGREVDPCRAAGFRARREANARCGVLKSSPFSRCHAVVPPEPFFAACVYDLCACGPGSLADACLCDALEAYASHCRQAGVTPAWRGPTLCVVGCPLDRGFVFDECGPPCPRTCFNQHVPLGELAAHCVRPCVPGCQCPAGLVEHEAHCISPEACPPVQLTGDRPPRPLPSPSQ; this is encoded by the exons ATGGCGGGGCTCCGGGCCGCTCTGCTGCCCCTCGTCCTGCAGCTCACGAGCCTGGCCCTGGTCTCGGTGACCGGCGGAG CACCCTCACAGACCAAATCTCCTTTTcgggaag CCCCTCACCCACAGGCCCACCTTGGATTCTTGTCCCCTTCAGGTGGGGTCATCCTCAGGGATTCCCCTGAGCTTGTGGACATCCACCACTACCAGCAGCAGGAGCCAGCCCacgcctctgcccctgccagggCCCCGCAGGAGCAGGGGCGCCCCCTGGAGGAACGGCTGGGAAGGCTGGAAGCCCAGATGATGGAGCTCAGAGAGCAG AACAAGGAGCTGCGGGTGAGGGTGAGGCAGCTGGAGTCCTGTGAATGCCGCCCAGCTTCTGCCCAGTGCTGGGGACTGGGGCGGGCCTGGCCCGAGGGTGCTCGCTGGGAGCCCGACACCTGCACAGCCTGTGTCTGCCGGGATGGGGCTGTGCACTGTGAGCCCAAGGCCGGCCTGGCCCATTGCCATG gcTGCAGCCACAACGGTGAGGCCTATGGCCACGGGGAGATCTTCTCCCCAGACGCCTGTACCACCTGCCGCTGCTTG GAGGGAGCCATAACCTGTACCCAGAAGCCGTGCCCAAAGGGGCCGTGCCCGGAGCCGGGAGCATGCTGTCCGCACTGTGAGCCAG GCTGCCCTGGCGGCCACAGGGCTGGGGAAACGTGGCATCCAGAGCCCTGTGTCATCTGCACCTGCCAG GCAGGGACCGTGCGGTGCCAGGGGCCCTCATGCTCAGAGCTCAACTGCCTGGAGAGCTACACCCCGCCTGGGGAGTGCTGCCCCGTCTGCCGGCCAG GCTGCGAGTATGAGGGGCAGTCTTACGAAGAGGGGGCCAACTTCCTGTCCAGCTCCAACCCTTGTCTCCAATGCTCCTGCCTG AGCAGCCTGGTTCGCTGTGTGCCCATGAAGTGtccacccagcccctgccctgagcCGGTCCTGAGGCCTGGGCGCTGCTGCCCGACCTGCCGAG gctgcacGGAAGGTGGCTCTCACTGGGAGCATGGCCAAGAGTGGACTGCCCCCGGGGACCCTTGCCGGATCTGCCAGTGCCTG GAGGGCCACATTCAGTGCCGCCAGCGAGAGTGTGCCAGCTTGTGCCCGTACCCTGCGCGGCCGCTGCCAGGCACCTGCTGCCCACTGTGTGATG GCTGTTTCCTAAATGGGCGGGAGTACCGCAGCGGAGAGTCGGTGGGCTCTGGGGACCCCTGCTCGTACTGCCACTGCGCT AACGGGAGCGTCCAGTGTGAGCCTCTGCCCTGCCCGCCTGTGCCCTGCAGACACCCAGGCAGGATCCCTGGGCAGTGCTGCCCAGTGTGTGACG GCTGTGAGTACCAGGGACACCAGTATCAGAGTGAGGAGACCTTTAGCCTCCGCGAGAGTGGGCACTGCCTCCGCTGCTCCTGCCAG GCCGGCGAGGTCTCCTGTGAGGAGCAGCAGTGCCCGCTTGCCCCCTGCACACTGCCTGACTCTGGCCCCCCGCTCTGCCCAG CCTGTGTGCTCGAGGGAGAGGAGTTCGCCGAGGGCGTCCAGTGGGAGCCTGATGGTCAGCCCTGCATGGCCTGCTCCTGTCATGATGGCGTGCCCACGTGTGGGGCTGTGCTCTGCTCCCCGGCCCCCTGCCAGCACCCTACCCAGCCCCCTG GCACCTGCTGCCCCATCTGTGAGAGCTGCACCTACCATGGCCAAGTGTATGCCAATGGACAGAACTTCACAGACGCAGATAGCCCTTGCCACGCCTGCAGCTGCGAG gATGGGACTGTGAGGTGCTCCTTGGTTGACTGCCCTCCCACAACTTGTGCCAGGCCCCAGAGTGAACCTGGCCAGTGCTGTCCCAGGTGCCCAG ACTGTATCCTGGAGGAACAAGTATTTGTGGACGGCGAGAACTTCTCCCACCCCCGAGACCCCTGCCAGGAGTGCCAATGTCAGGAAGGCCATGCCCGTTGCCAGCGTCGGGCCTGCcccagggccctctgtgcccatCCGCTGCCTGGTCCCTGCTGCCAGAACGTCTGCAACG GCTGTGCCTTTGGTGGGAAAGAGTACCCCAACGGAGCCGACTTCCCTCACCCCTCCGACCCCTGCCGGCAGTGTAGCTGTCTG AGCGGCAGCGTGCAGTGCCTCGCCCGCCGCTGCCCGCCGCTGCCCTGTCCAGAGCCGGTGCTGCTGCCCGAAGAGTGCTGCCCGCAGTGCCCCG CCGCCGCCTCGGGCTGCCCGCGGCCGGGGGGCGGGGTTCCGGCCCGGCACCTGGAGCATTTCCCCCTGCCGGACGACCCCTGCCGCCGCTGCCTCTGCCTCGACGGCTCCGTGTCCTGCCAGCGGCTGCCCTGCCCGCCTGCGCCCTGCGCCCACCCGCGCCAGgggccctgctgcccctcctgcgACG GCTGCCTATACCAGGGGACGGAGTTTGCCAGCGGGGCGCGCTTCCCTTCGCCCAGTGTCGCGTGCCATGTCTGCCTCTGCTGGGAGGGCAGCGTCAGCTGCGAACCTCAGGCCTGTGCCCCTGCTCAGTGCCCCTTCCCTGCCAGGGGTGACTGCTGCCCTGCCTGTGACG GCTGTGAGTATCTAGGGGAGCCCTACCTGAGCAGCCAGGAGTTCCCGGACCCCCGAGAGCCCTGTGGTCTGTGTACCTGCCTCGGAGGCTTCGTGACGTGCCGCCACCGGCCCTGCGAGCCACTGGGCTGCAGCCACCCGCTCACCCCGGCTGGACACTGCTGCCCGACCTGCCAGG GATGCCTCTATCATGGGGTCACGGCAGCCCCTGGAGAGACCCTTCCTGACCCACTTGACCCCGGCTgctccctctgcacctgccag GAAGGTTCCATGCACTGCCAGAAGAAGCCTTGtcctccagctccctgcccccacccctctccaggACCCTGCTTCTGCCCTGTTTGCCACA GCTGCCTCTCCCAGGGCCAGGAGCACCAGGATGGGGAAGAGTTTGAGGGGCCCCCAGGCAGCTGTGAGTGGTGTCGTTGTCAG GCTGGCCAGGTCAGCTGTGTGCGGCGGCCGTGCCCTCCTCTGTCCTGCCCGCTCCAGGTCACGGAGCCAGGCAGCTGCTGCCCTCGCTGCAGAG GCTGCCTGGCTGATGGGGAGGAGCACCCTGAAGGCAGTAGCTGGGTGCGCCCCCAAAGCCGCTGCTCCTCCTGCACATGCCATGAGGGCGTCGTGACCTGTGCCCGCGTCCAGTGTGTCAGCTCGTGTGCCCGGCCCCACCAAGGCCTCAGTGACTGCTGCCCTCGATGCTCTG aCTGTGAGCATGAGGGCCACAAGTATGAACCAGGGGAGAGCTTCCAGCCGGGGGCAGACCCGTGTGAAGTATGCATCTGTGAG CTGCAGCCTGAGGGACCCCCCAGCATTCAGTGTCACCGGCGGCAGTGTCCCAGTCTGGTGGGCTGTCCCATCAGCCAgctcctgcctcctgggcccCAGCACTGCTGCCCCACCTGTGCCC AGGCTCTGAGTAACTGCACAGAAGGCctgctgggctctgagctggcCCCGCCGGACCCTTGCTACACCTGCCAGTGCCAG GACCTGACATGGCTCTGCATTCACCGGGCCTGTCCCGAGCTCAGCTGTCCCCCATCAGAGCGCCATACCCCCCCTGGGAGCTGCTGCCCTGTGTGCCGAG AATGTATGGTGGAGGCCGAGGGCCGGAGAGTGGCAGATGGAGAGAGCTGGCAGGACCCCAGCAACGCGTGCATTACCTGCACCTGCCAA CGGGGCCACGTGGAGTGTGACCTGGAGGAGTGTgctgccctctcctgcccccatgGCTGGGCGAAGGTGCGAGAGGCCGGCCACTGCTGTGAGCGATGCCAAG CGCCCGCCCAGTCGTGCGCGCACCAGGGCCGGGCAGTGGCCTCCGGGGAGCGCTGGGCCGTGGACGTTTGCACCACCTGCTCCTGCGTGGCCGGCACGGTGCGCTGCCAGAGCCAGCGCTGCCCGCCGCTCTCCTGTGGCCCC GACGAGGCCCCCGCCCTGAGTCCCGGCAGCTGCTGCCCCCGTTGCCTGCCTCGACCCGCCTCCTGCATGGCCTTCGGAGACCCTCATTACCGCACCTTCGATGGCCGCCTGCTGCACTTCCAAGGCAGCTGCAGCTACGTGCTGGCCAAGGACTGCCGCGGAGGGGACTTCAG CGTGCACGTGACCAACGATAACCGGGGCCGGAGGGGTGTGGCCTGGACCGGGGAGGTGGCGGTGCTGCTCGGAGACGTGGCCGTGCGGCTGCTGCAGGACAGAGCTGTCACG gtGGACGGGCGCCCGGTGGCCTTGCCCTTCCTGCTGGAGCCCCTGCTGTACGTGGAGCTGCAGAGACGCGCCGTGATCCTGCATGCGCAGCCTGGGCTCCAG GTGCTGTGGGATGGGCAGTCTCAGGTGGAGGTGAGCGTGCCTGGCTCCTACCGGGGCCGGATGTGTGGGCTCTGCGGGAACTTCAATGGCTTTGCCCAGGATGATCTGCAGGGCCCTGAGGGGTTGCTCCTGCCCACAGAGGCTGCGTTTGGGAATAGCTGGCAG GTCCCAGAAGGGCCGGGACCTAGCCGGCCATGTTCTAAGGGCCGCGAGGTGGATCCGTGCAGGGCAGCAGGTTTCCGAGCCAGGCGTGAGGCCAATGCCCGGTGTGGGGTGCTGAAGTCCTCCCCGTTCAGTCGCTGCCACGCTGTGGTGCCGCCGGAGCCCTTCTTTGCTGCCTGTGTGTATGACCTGTGTGCCTGTGGCCCCGGCTCTTTGGCCGATGCCTGCCTCTGTGACGCCCTGGAAGCCTATGCCAGTCACTGCCGCCAGGCGGGGGTGACGCCTGCCTGGCGGGGCCCCACACTCTGCG TGGTGGGCTGTCCCCTGGACCGCGGCTTCGTGTTCGATGAGTGTGGCCCACCCTGTCCCCGCACCTGCTTCAACCAGCACGTCCCCCTGGGGGAGCTGGCAGCCCACTGTGTGAGGCCCTGCGTCCCCGGCTGCCAGTGCCCCGCGGGCCTGGTGGAGCACGAGGCCCATTGTATCTCCCCCGAGGCCTGCCCCCCCGTCCAACTCACTGGGGACCGGCCCCCCAGacctctgcccagccccagccagtAG